A genomic segment from Streptomyces antibioticus encodes:
- the sthA gene encoding Si-specific NAD(P)(+) transhydrogenase gives MPDFDMLVLGSGPGGQKAAIAAAKLGRRAAVIDRPDMVGGVSLHTGTIPSKTLREAVLYLTGLTQRDLYGQSYRLKEDITVADLTARTQHVVGRETDVIRSQLSRNNVQLFSGTGRFVDPHTVALREAGGQERRISAEHVVIATGTRPARPDSVEFDGRTILDSDNVLTIERVPRSMVIVGAGVIGMEYASMFAALGSKVTVVEKRAGMLDMCDVEVIESLKYHLRDLAVTFRFGETVAAVERHPRGTLTVLASGKKIPADAVMYSAGRQGLTDELDLEKAGLAADPRGRIEVDEHYRTAVPHIYAVGDVIGFPALAATSMEQGRAAAYHACGEPVARMHHLQPIGIYTIPEISFVGRTEDQLTEDSVPFEVGIARYRELARGQIIGDAHGMLKLLVSPVDRTLLGVHCFGSGATELIHIGQSVMGCGGTVDYLVDAVFNYPTLAESYKVAALDATNRLRQLDRIGD, from the coding sequence ATGCCCGACTTCGACATGCTCGTCCTCGGTTCAGGTCCCGGCGGCCAGAAGGCCGCCATCGCCGCGGCCAAACTGGGTCGCCGAGCCGCCGTCATCGACCGCCCCGACATGGTGGGCGGGGTCTCCCTGCACACCGGCACCATCCCCTCCAAGACCCTGCGCGAGGCGGTGCTCTACCTCACCGGACTCACCCAGCGCGATCTGTACGGGCAGAGCTACCGGCTGAAGGAGGACATCACCGTCGCCGATCTGACCGCGCGCACCCAGCATGTGGTCGGCCGTGAGACCGATGTCATCCGCAGCCAACTGTCCCGCAACAACGTCCAGTTGTTCTCCGGCACCGGCCGGTTCGTCGATCCGCACACCGTCGCCCTGCGCGAGGCGGGCGGGCAGGAGCGGCGGATCAGCGCCGAGCACGTGGTGATCGCCACCGGGACCCGGCCCGCGCGGCCGGACAGCGTGGAGTTCGACGGGCGGACCATCCTCGACTCCGACAACGTGCTCACGATCGAGCGGGTGCCCCGGTCCATGGTCATCGTGGGCGCCGGCGTGATCGGCATGGAGTACGCCTCGATGTTCGCCGCGCTCGGCAGCAAGGTCACGGTGGTCGAGAAGCGGGCCGGGATGCTCGACATGTGCGACGTCGAGGTCATCGAGTCGCTCAAGTACCACCTGCGGGACCTGGCGGTGACCTTCCGGTTCGGGGAGACCGTCGCCGCCGTGGAGCGGCATCCGCGGGGCACCCTGACCGTGCTGGCCAGCGGCAAGAAGATCCCGGCGGACGCGGTGATGTACTCGGCGGGCCGGCAGGGGCTGACCGACGAACTCGACCTGGAGAAGGCGGGGTTGGCGGCCGATCCGCGGGGCCGGATCGAGGTCGACGAGCACTACCGCACCGCGGTCCCGCACATCTACGCCGTGGGGGACGTCATCGGCTTCCCGGCGCTCGCGGCGACCTCGATGGAGCAGGGCAGGGCGGCGGCGTACCACGCCTGCGGGGAGCCGGTGGCGCGGATGCACCACCTCCAGCCCATCGGGATCTACACCATCCCCGAGATCAGCTTCGTGGGCCGCACGGAAGACCAACTCACCGAGGACAGCGTGCCGTTCGAGGTGGGCATCGCCCGCTACCGGGAGCTGGCGCGCGGTCAGATCATCGGCGACGCGCACGGCATGCTGAAGCTGCTGGTGTCCCCCGTCGACCGGACCCTGCTCGGGGTGCACTGCTTCGGCAGCGGCGCGACCGAGCTGATCCACATCGGCCAGTCGGTGATGGGCTGCGGCGGGACCGTCGACTATCTGGTGGACGCCGTCTTCAACTACCCGACGCTGGCGGAGTCGTACAAGGTCGCGGCGCTGGACGCCACCAACCGGCTGCGGCAGCTCGACCGCATCGGGGACTGA